A genome region from Euphorbia lathyris chromosome 4, ddEupLath1.1, whole genome shotgun sequence includes the following:
- the LOC136225526 gene encoding protein SHORT HYPOCOTYL IN WHITE LIGHT 1, producing the protein MPFTLNLSPYPPSSSSSSSTSLIRKPQLFTSHPNLNTQFFSPELPPPSIILRASRRISNNNTSNTNLVGDPRIWSRAINNDMFDDADDDDEDDEEEEEDRSLDLLARFFENVFKKVSKRARKAVRSVLPPSISTKLVAFSVNGVIMLAFLWILKAFLQVVCTLGTAVFVSILLIRGIWSGIAYLQESRYLKMNEHDDDHLWSSTQPAT; encoded by the exons ATGCCATTTACACTCAATCTCTCACCCTATCCTCCTTCTTCGTCTTCGTCTTCCTCTACCTCTCTAATTCGTAAACCTCAGCTTTTTACATCCCATCCCAATTTGAATACCCAATTTTTCTCCCCCGAATTACCGCCTCCTTCTATTATCCTTCGAGCGTCGAGAAGGATTTCTAATAACAACACTAGCAATACTAATTTAGTAGGTGATCCTCGGATTTGGAGCCGTGCGATCAACAATGATATGTTTGATGATGCGGATGATGACGATGAAGACgatgaggaagaggaagaagatcgGAGTTTAGATCTGTTAGCTAGATTTTTTGAGAATGTTTTCAAGAAGGTATCTAAGAGAGCCCGGAAGGCCGTGCGATCGGTTTTGCCTCCTTCCATTTCCACCAAATTG GTGGCGTTTTCAGTAAATGGAGTCATAATGCTGGCATTTTTGTGGATTTTAAAGGCATTTCTTCAG GTGGTGTGCACCCTGGGAACTGCAGTTTTTGTAAGCATCTTACTTATACGAGGAATATGGTCTGGGATAGCCTATCTTCAAGAAAGCCGTTATCTTAAGATGAATGAACATGACGATGACCATTTATGGAGCAGCACACAACCTGCAACTTGA